In the genome of Thiomicrospira aerophila AL3, one region contains:
- the metG gene encoding methionine--tRNA ligase, protein MTQVRKILITSALPYANGPIHLGHLVEYIQTDIWSRFQKQRGHNCIYVCADDAHGTPIMLRAQSEGITPEQLIARISEEHQRDFAGFNIAFDQYHSTHSEENRFYASYIYNQLKANNHISRKTIKQAFDPEKQMFLPDRFIKGTCPKCGAEDQYGDNCEVCGATYSPTELKNPKSVVSGATPIEKDSEHLFFELGHFEPMLKDWTQGGHLQTQIANKLSEWFESGLQKWDISRDAPYFGFEIPGEDNKFFYVWLDAPIGYLASFKKYCDQHGINFDDYWAKDSDAELYHFIGKDIVYFHALFFPAMLAGAGFRTPSAIFAHGFLTVDGAKMSKSRGTFIMASTYLKHLNPEYLRYYFATKLNSRIDDLDLNLDDFVQRVNSDLIGKVVNIASRCAGFVTKRFDGQLNQAWSPEAQALFQEFADQGDSIAELYEKREYGQAMREIMALADKANEYIAETAPWVLAKQEGKDAELHESVSLGLNLFRVLMIYLAPVLPETTRKAREFFNEPEWTWASASSPLFGHEIAPYQPLLTRLEMTQVEKMLDDSKQTLQAAAPAAEKPATTESVFDPIAAEISIDDFAKIDLRIAKIVNAEAVPEANKLLKLTLDIGLGERQVFAGIKSAYEPEDLIGKLTVMVANLAPRKMRFGLSEGMVLAAGPGGKDLFILNPDEGAQPGMRVK, encoded by the coding sequence ATGACTCAGGTCAGAAAAATTTTAATTACCAGTGCGCTTCCCTATGCCAATGGCCCGATTCACCTGGGTCATTTAGTGGAATACATTCAAACCGATATTTGGTCGCGTTTCCAAAAACAACGCGGCCACAATTGTATTTATGTCTGTGCCGATGATGCGCATGGCACACCGATTATGTTACGTGCACAATCAGAAGGCATTACACCGGAACAACTGATTGCACGCATTTCTGAGGAACATCAGCGGGATTTTGCCGGATTTAATATTGCATTTGATCAATATCATTCCACTCATTCCGAAGAAAACCGTTTTTATGCCAGTTACATTTACAATCAGTTAAAAGCCAATAACCACATTAGCCGCAAAACCATTAAACAGGCGTTTGACCCTGAAAAACAAATGTTTTTACCGGACCGTTTTATCAAAGGCACTTGTCCGAAATGTGGTGCAGAAGATCAATACGGTGACAACTGTGAAGTCTGCGGTGCAACCTATAGCCCGACCGAACTAAAAAATCCCAAATCGGTGGTGTCCGGCGCGACACCGATTGAAAAAGACAGCGAACACTTATTCTTTGAGCTAGGTCACTTTGAACCCATGCTCAAGGACTGGACGCAAGGCGGCCATTTGCAAACCCAGATTGCCAACAAGTTAAGCGAGTGGTTTGAATCCGGTTTGCAAAAATGGGATATCAGCCGCGATGCGCCTTATTTTGGCTTTGAAATACCCGGTGAAGATAATAAATTCTTCTATGTATGGTTGGATGCACCGATTGGGTATTTGGCGTCGTTTAAGAAATATTGCGATCAACACGGCATTAACTTTGATGACTACTGGGCGAAGGATTCAGATGCTGAGTTATATCATTTTATCGGCAAAGACATCGTCTATTTCCACGCGCTATTCTTCCCAGCCATGTTGGCTGGTGCCGGCTTTAGAACGCCTTCAGCGATCTTCGCGCATGGTTTCTTGACGGTAGATGGCGCGAAAATGTCCAAGTCGCGTGGCACTTTTATTATGGCCAGCACCTATTTAAAACACCTTAACCCGGAATATTTGCGATATTACTTTGCCACCAAACTCAACAGTCGAATTGACGACCTTGACTTAAATCTGGACGACTTTGTTCAGCGGGTTAATTCAGACCTGATTGGCAAAGTGGTCAATATCGCCAGCCGTTGTGCCGGTTTTGTCACCAAGCGTTTTGACGGCCAGCTCAACCAGGCCTGGTCACCCGAGGCACAAGCCCTGTTTCAAGAATTTGCCGATCAGGGTGATTCGATTGCCGAACTTTATGAAAAACGCGAATATGGTCAAGCGATGCGTGAAATTATGGCGCTGGCCGATAAGGCCAATGAATATATTGCCGAGACCGCCCCTTGGGTGCTGGCCAAACAAGAAGGCAAGGACGCTGAATTGCACGAATCGGTCAGCTTGGGCTTAAACCTATTCCGCGTGCTAATGATTTACCTCGCACCGGTATTGCCTGAAACCACCCGCAAAGCGCGTGAATTTTTTAATGAACCTGAATGGACTTGGGCATCAGCGAGTTCGCCTTTATTCGGCCATGAGATTGCGCCCTATCAGCCATTACTGACTCGACTTGAAATGACACAGGTAGAAAAAATGTTAGACGACTCCAAACAAACCCTACAAGCCGCAGCGCCCGCCGCTGAAAAACCAGCGACAACCGAATCCGTATTCGACCCGATTGCAGCGGAAATCAGTATTGACGACTTTGCTAAAATTGATTTGCGTATCGCCAAGATTGTCAATGCCGAAGCCGTACCGGAAGCGAACAAGCTACTGAAACTGACGCTGGATATTGGCTTGGGCGAACGCCAGGTATTTGCAGGCATTAAATCCGCCTACGAACCCGAGGATTTAATCGGCAAGCTGACCGTTATGGTGGCGAACCTTGCACCGCGTAAAATGCGCTTTGGCCTATCAGAAGGCATGGTATTAGCCGCAGGCCCGGGAGGCAAAGACCTGTTCATTCTTAACCCGGATGAAGGCGCACAACCCGGCATGCGCGTTAAATAA